In one Streptomyces sp. T12 genomic region, the following are encoded:
- a CDS encoding serine/threonine-protein kinase, whose amino-acid sequence MVREERVIAGRYRLGQRLGSGGGGDVWLAEDEELRVQVAVKEIDVPQEAEGEGGDPAGRGRKEALKAAQLREHPNVITVYDVVEDDDRPWIVMEYLPGTRDLRAVVTERGSLSSAEVARIGAAALDALGAGHRLGIIHRDVKPSNILLAPDHSGTADRRVLLTDYGISLWPRETRVTQSGMVVGTPGFLAPERLSGGEATPATDLFSLGVTLYFAVEGTSPFERDTLDASLMAALTTEPDVPQRASGPLGRVIMGLLAKDPTERIQAAQARELLAEATEIGPGSRSRSAPVPSLPGSGGASAGSGAGAEAGDGSVSDGGGSRHSSGSGEQPEGSRRVAGPASSGAAGAAMESAPSAPSWKERLTPSRSRRASGAERRAASGRRTLVLLAFAVLPAMGGGFALGAATYHDEPDGMKDPQVSAEVAATPSPTVTHGAYPYGRQVGLRTGLMPGQCVDADWKGGEFKGRPGVKAVDCYDGDPEGQVIATVGADATVGADASVPADAADGAVSASGAAAIRGECARRTAQLRRTMADPVLYVLTPEAGQSEPPASACLVFLKHATLGGPLGDFRRLGDEVYLTQLGPGDCIDVEEDEDDSYTKTLVSCDKPHDEQLVGWTRASGDGSADSVDTGELCQGTYGVNWARGQGHEMWGWYSSDEEWDAGFRQVLCSVAREDGGKLPGGALKSAY is encoded by the coding sequence GTGGTGCGGGAGGAACGGGTCATCGCCGGGCGGTACCGGCTGGGGCAGCGGCTGGGTTCCGGTGGCGGGGGAGATGTCTGGCTGGCCGAGGACGAGGAGCTCCGGGTCCAGGTCGCCGTCAAGGAGATCGACGTACCGCAGGAGGCGGAGGGAGAGGGCGGTGATCCCGCCGGCCGGGGGCGCAAGGAGGCGCTGAAGGCGGCGCAGCTGCGCGAGCACCCGAACGTCATCACGGTGTACGACGTGGTGGAGGACGACGACCGCCCGTGGATCGTGATGGAGTACCTGCCGGGCACGCGGGACCTGCGCGCCGTGGTGACGGAGCGCGGTTCGCTGTCGAGCGCCGAGGTGGCCAGGATCGGCGCGGCCGCACTCGACGCCCTCGGTGCCGGGCACCGGCTCGGCATCATCCACCGGGACGTGAAGCCCTCCAACATCCTGCTGGCGCCGGACCATTCCGGCACCGCCGATCGCCGGGTCCTGCTCACGGACTACGGCATCTCGCTGTGGCCCCGCGAGACCAGGGTCACCCAGAGCGGCATGGTGGTCGGCACCCCGGGCTTCCTGGCGCCGGAGCGGCTGTCCGGCGGCGAGGCGACACCCGCGACCGACCTGTTCTCGCTCGGTGTCACTCTCTACTTCGCCGTCGAGGGCACCTCCCCGTTCGAACGGGACACGCTCGACGCCTCCCTCATGGCGGCGCTGACCACGGAACCCGACGTACCGCAGCGGGCGAGTGGACCGCTGGGCCGCGTGATCATGGGGCTGCTGGCCAAGGATCCGACGGAACGTATACAGGCGGCACAGGCGCGCGAACTGCTCGCCGAGGCCACGGAAATCGGGCCCGGGTCCCGCAGCCGCAGTGCGCCTGTGCCCTCGCTTCCCGGATCTGGCGGGGCGTCGGCCGGATCGGGGGCGGGGGCGGAAGCGGGGGACGGCTCGGTGAGCGACGGGGGCGGGTCGAGGCACTCCTCAGGCTCCGGCGAGCAGCCCGAGGGGTCCCGGCGGGTCGCCGGCCCGGCCTCTTCCGGTGCCGCCGGTGCCGCAATGGAGTCCGCCCCCTCCGCGCCCTCCTGGAAGGAGCGCCTCACCCCCTCCCGATCCCGACGCGCCTCGGGCGCTGAACGCCGGGCGGCGTCCGGTCGGCGAACGCTCGTGTTGCTGGCGTTCGCCGTCCTGCCGGCCATGGGCGGGGGGTTCGCGCTGGGCGCCGCCACGTACCACGACGAGCCAGACGGGATGAAGGATCCGCAGGTCAGCGCGGAGGTGGCCGCCACCCCCTCCCCGACCGTGACGCACGGCGCGTACCCGTACGGCAGGCAGGTGGGGCTGCGCACCGGGCTCATGCCGGGGCAGTGCGTCGACGCCGACTGGAAGGGCGGGGAGTTCAAGGGGCGGCCCGGGGTGAAGGCCGTCGACTGCTACGACGGCGATCCCGAGGGCCAGGTCATCGCGACCGTCGGTGCAGACGCGACCGTCGGAGCAGACGCGAGCGTCCCCGCCGACGCGGCCGACGGCGCCGTATCCGCATCCGGCGCGGCAGCGATACGGGGCGAGTGCGCCCGCCGCACCGCGCAACTGCGCAGGACCATGGCCGACCCGGTGCTGTACGTCCTCACACCCGAGGCGGGACAGAGCGAGCCGCCGGCCTCGGCCTGCCTGGTCTTCCTGAAGCACGCCACCCTCGGCGGCCCGCTCGGCGACTTCCGCAGGCTCGGCGACGAGGTGTACCTCACGCAGCTGGGCCCGGGTGACTGCATCGACGTCGAGGAGGACGAGGACGACTCGTACACCAAGACCCTGGTGAGCTGCGACAAGCCGCACGACGAGCAGTTGGTCGGCTGGACCCGGGCCTCGGGCGACGGCTCGGCGGACAGCGTCGACACCGGAGAACTCTGCCAGGGCACGTACGGCGTCAACTGGGCCCGTGGCCAGGGACACGAGATGTGGGGCTGGTACTCCTCCGACGAGGAGTGGGACGCCGGGTTCCGCCAGGTGCTGTGCAGCGTGGCCCGGGAGGACGGCGGGAAGCTTCCCGGAGGAGCGCTGAAATCCGCGTACTGA
- a CDS encoding DUF1611 domain-containing protein — translation MQSVRFNSSGNEVAKVSYTARRLVELGYGSTRTLGLSVEGGPPRAGDLVLCRVTELGQHRFLGQVHGKRNRLFVGDTVVIAYGARYAPDQFEAEVPGDLGPCDLVAGGGIAGRVVSSHSRMKSPTQVEPLGLVTDEHGEVINLARLARPVVPVLGARPRTIAVLGTTMNSGKTTVAAALIRGLSLAGRRVGAAKVTGTGAPGDPTLMADAGASRVIDFTDLGFPTTYQLPMPQVIRILRGAITDLTSHQADAIVLEVADGLLQRETAALMRTPEFRAGVDGIVFAAGDSVSAVAGVRLLRDEGLPVVALSGVLTSSPLATAEAVAGVDVPVYATSALSAPALADQLLAGGVPGRSLVADGSGLSDDGGRLADHGGLPQERSRLTEFSGPLTAETVA, via the coding sequence ATGCAGAGCGTGCGGTTCAATTCCTCCGGTAATGAGGTGGCGAAGGTTTCCTATACCGCTCGCCGCCTTGTGGAGCTGGGCTACGGAAGCACCAGAACACTGGGGCTGAGCGTGGAGGGTGGGCCTCCACGGGCGGGCGATCTGGTGCTGTGCCGCGTGACCGAACTCGGCCAGCACAGATTCCTCGGGCAGGTACACGGAAAGCGGAATCGGCTGTTCGTCGGCGACACGGTCGTAATCGCCTATGGCGCGCGCTACGCCCCGGATCAATTCGAGGCGGAGGTGCCCGGCGACCTCGGGCCCTGTGACCTGGTCGCCGGAGGCGGCATAGCCGGACGGGTCGTGTCCTCCCACTCCAGGATGAAATCCCCCACCCAAGTGGAGCCTTTGGGCCTGGTGACCGACGAGCACGGCGAAGTCATCAACCTTGCCCGCCTGGCCCGGCCCGTGGTGCCGGTCCTCGGCGCGCGCCCGCGCACCATCGCCGTACTCGGCACAACGATGAACTCGGGCAAGACGACCGTGGCGGCCGCGCTCATCCGCGGCCTCAGCCTGGCCGGCCGCCGGGTCGGCGCGGCAAAGGTGACCGGCACCGGTGCTCCCGGGGACCCGACGCTGATGGCCGACGCGGGCGCGTCGCGGGTCATCGACTTCACCGACCTGGGTTTCCCCACCACCTACCAGCTGCCGATGCCGCAGGTGATCCGCATTCTGCGCGGCGCGATCACGGACCTGACGAGTCACCAGGCGGATGCCATCGTGCTGGAGGTCGCGGACGGGCTCCTGCAACGGGAGACGGCAGCGCTGATGCGGACGCCGGAATTCCGCGCCGGCGTGGACGGCATCGTGTTCGCGGCCGGCGACTCGGTCAGCGCGGTGGCGGGGGTACGGCTGCTGCGTGACGAGGGACTTCCCGTCGTGGCTCTGAGCGGCGTGCTGACGTCCTCTCCGCTGGCCACGGCCGAAGCGGTGGCCGGCGTGGACGTCCCGGTGTACGCGACGTCTGCCCTGTCCGCCCCGGCCCTCGCCGATCAGTTGCTCGCGGGCGGCGTCCCGGGCAGGAGTCTCGTAGCAGACGGCAGCGGGCTGTCGGACGACGGCGGTCGACTGGCGGACCACGGCGGACTGCCGCAGGAGCGCAGTCGGCTGACGGAGTTCAGCGGTCCCCTGACGGCCGAAACAGTGGCGTGA